GGGGTTTGAAGAAGGTATTAAAATGGCTCAAGAAGAAGTTAAAAAGAGTCAATTTGAAAAGGGGTATAAAGAGGGTGTTAAAACAGCCCAAGAAGAAATTAAAAAGCGAGTATCAAATAAGAGAATTATTGATGAGTTATTAAAAACGCTATCTATAGAAAAAATCACTTCATTGACTGGGTTAACTGAATTAGAAATATTAAGAATTCAGGGTACTAAGGATGGAAATGATTAATGGAAATTTATATCAATTTTAATATAGTTACGCCATATAAAGACTTATCTTTGCAGAAATTAGATTTTTTAGAAAACACATTATGTCAAGATTTAAGGAAAAATATATCAATCCGTTTACGGACTTTGGATTTAAGAAATTGTTTGGTGAAGAACCGAACAAGGATTTGTTATTGGATTTTCTGAATGAGCTTTTAAAAGATCAAGAAGGTCGTATTGTTGAGCTCAATTATATGAAGACAGAACATTTAGGTTCAACAGTTATAGACCGTAAAGCTATTTTTGATATTTACTGTGAAAACGAAAAGGGGGAGAAATTTATCGTTGAGCTTCAAAAAGCAAAACAAAAGTTTTTTAAAGACCGTAGTGTTTTCTATTCTACTTTTCCGATCAGAGAACAAGCCCCAAGATCTTCAGAGTGGGATTTTGAATTAAAAGCCGTTTACACCATTGGTATCTTAGATTTTGTGTTTGACGAAGACAAAAACGAAAAAGACAAGTATAGATATGATGTTCAACTAATGGATATAGATACGCATAAGATATTTTATGATAAGTTGACCTTTATCTATCTTGAGATGCCAAAGTTTAATAAAACTGTAGAACAGCTTGAAACACGTTTTGATAAATGGCTATACGTTCTTAGAAACCTTAACCGATTAGACCGAATTCCTGATGCATTGAGGGAATCAATTTTTGAGAAGTTATTTGAAACAGCAGAAGTAGCCAAAATGACAAGAGAAGAATATGATAGTTACGAAGGAAGTTTAAAATACTATCGTGATATTCAAAATTCAATAGATACAAGCTATCAGGAGGGAATTGCCCAAGAAAAAATAAATACAGTGATTGAATCATTGAAAGCAGGATTAAA
This region of Flavobacteriales bacterium genomic DNA includes:
- a CDS encoding Rpn family recombination-promoting nuclease/putative transposase produces the protein MSRFKEKYINPFTDFGFKKLFGEEPNKDLLLDFLNELLKDQEGRIVELNYMKTEHLGSTVIDRKAIFDIYCENEKGEKFIVELQKAKQKFFKDRSVFYSTFPIREQAPRSSEWDFELKAVYTIGILDFVFDEDKNEKDKYRYDVQLMDIDTHKIFYDKLTFIYLEMPKFNKTVEQLETRFDKWLYVLRNLNRLDRIPDALRESIFEKLFETAEVAKMTREEYDSYEGSLKYYRDIQNSIDTSYQEGIAQEKINTVIESLKAGLKVSVISTITKLPEAEILKIKKEAGL